A stretch of Oncorhynchus mykiss isolate Arlee chromosome 12, USDA_OmykA_1.1, whole genome shotgun sequence DNA encodes these proteins:
- the pecam1 gene encoding platelet endothelial cell adhesion molecule isoform X1: MDSPPLYLPLLLLTCLLTLWQGAGAQSLFTIDSVTLKLDPSGEVTSGTLMNLNCEVSVSHDQSHPMTHSFNFLRDDVLVYSKNTTEPAVLHQLNPARAANSGTYKCQVIVQDKSKGSRTHRLTVTGLQTPVLQVTSQILFEGDEVAATCSAPDESGSLLFHFYQDQEKIKQVRASGNSVETRLELKHAGDKHLRCYFEITMLPDAGRSNNSNTVKVMVKELFITPVMNILPGKDVIEGDIVEFVCHVVNPPSNVTVFLNKDKRVLKTASISLSHTLRVLAEDSGEYVCKVERGNVQKEAYESIKVKELFSKPVLVMKPREVFETERFTLNCDTDRYSHERINIGDVKYSLYRNQVLLTSGGNYSATAHPSLNGNYSCQAQAQGRGQTKKIFKNSTQIVLKAKVPVSVPLLSVVGGRLILGKPFQLQCQSDNGSLPITYTLLSPHRQAEFRVVRRPWDLALFNITSIDRSSDIHSFSCKAENNPSQPYMESSGEHLRRTATIIEPVSRPVLTVTPKMGDVAEGEDLTLTCTVQRGTPPITYTWYHTKSALPLVSKTTNDMRLSHSFQGVSREHGGGYYCVTNNPSNDSQRSAMVTVGVKLAGWKKGLIAAFCILLTVSLIIIILVKKCLLPFRRERTVELSVKPASTKTDETLRLTHGEVNEAANVTPGVMGRSVWSDHVSGSESDDQTSEETTEVPEPQYTEVHPQEVYPTRAPVKKGTDTVYSEVRNSNQGESASEQADGQGSVEYAQLNHNDHESEEPEHEPRPEPEPEPEQGSEQDGQLE, encoded by the exons ATGGACTCCCCACCACTCTACCTGCCTCTGCTGCTGCTGACCTGTCTGCTCACCCTCT GGCAAGGGGCAGGAGCTCAGTCAT tatTCACCATAGATAGTGTGACACTCAAACTGGACCCAAGTGGTGAGGTAACCAGTGGGACCTTGATGAACCTGAACTGTGAGGTCAGCGTCAGCCATGACCAGTCCCACCCCATGACACACAGCTTCAACTTCCTGCGAGACGATGTCCTGGTCTACTCCAAAAACACCACCGAACCTGCGGTCCTTCACCAGCTCAACCCGGCCAGGGCTGCCAACTCTGGCACTTACAAGTGCCAGGTCATAGTTCAAGACAAGAGCAAAGGCAGCAGAACCCACAGACTCACAGTCACAG GCTTGCAGACACCTGTGCTGCAGGTGACCTCCCAGATCCTGTTTGAGGGGGATGAGGTGGCAGCTACCTGCAGCGCCCCAGATGAGTCCGGCTCCCTGCTCTTCCACTTCTACCAGGACCAGGAGAAGATCAAGCAGGTGAGGGCCAGTGGGAACTCAGTGGAGACCAGGCTGGAGCTGAAGCATGCTGGGGACAAACACCTGCGCTGTTACTTTGAAATCACCATGCTGCCTGACGCTGGGAGGTCCAACAACAGTAACACTGTCAAGGTCATGGTCAAAG AACTTTTCATCACACCTGTCATGAACATTCTTCCTGGTAAAGACGTGATTGAGGGTGACATTGTCGAGTTTGTCTGTCATGTGGTGAACCCCCCATCCAATGTGACGGTCTTCCTGAACAAGGACAAGAGGGTGCTTAAGACAGCCTCCATTAGTCTTAGTCATACACTCAGAGTTCTGGCAGAGGACTCTGGGGAGTATGTGTGCAAGGTGGAAAGAGGCAATGTGCAGAAAGAAGCCTATGAGAGCATCAAAGTCAAAG AGTTGTTTTCCAAGCCAGTCCTGGTGATGAAGCCCAGAGAGGTGTTTGAGACAGAGCGCTTCACACTGAACTGTGATACTGACCGCTATTCCCATGAGAGAATCAACATTGGGGACGTGAAGTACTCCCTGTACAGGAACCAGGTCCTACTAACATCAGGAGGGAACTACAGTGCCACAGCACACCCCTCCCTTAATGGAAATTACTCCTGCCAGGCCCAAGCCCAAGGAAGAGGCCAAACCAAAAAGATCTTCAAAAACAGCACACAGATTGTCCTCAAGGCAAAAG tgCCTGTGTCAGTCCCTCTTCTGAGCGTGGTAGGGGGCAGGTTGATCCTGGGCAAGCCCTTCCAGCTCCAGTGTCAGAGTGACAACGGTAGTCTGCCCATTACCTACACCCTGCTGAGCCCCCACAGACAAGCTGAGTTCAGGGTGGTCCGCAGACCCTGGGATCTGGCCCTCTTCAACATCACCTCCATCGACAGGAGCTCTGACATCCACAGCTTCTCCTGCAAAGCCGAGAACAACCCCAGTCAGCCCTACATGGAGAGCTCAGGAGAGCACCTCCGACGCACTGCCACCATCATAG AGCCAGTGTCCAGGCCAGTACTGACCGTGACCCCCAAAATGGGGGACGTGGCTGAGGGGGAGGACCTGACCCTAACCTGCACTGTCCAGCGGGGCACGCCCCCCATCACCTACACATGGTATCACACAAAGAGTGCCCTGCCCCTGGTGTCCAAGACCACCAATGACATGCGATTATCCCACTCGTTTCAAGGTGTCAGTAGAGAGCATGGAGGCGGATACTACTGCGTCACTAACAACCCATCCAATGACAGCCAGAGGAGTGCCATGGTCACTGTTGGAG TGAAGTTGGCTGGCTGGAAGAAGGGGCTGATCGCAGCCTTCTGCATCCTGCTCACAGTgtctctcatcatcatcatcctcgtTAAGAAATGCCTTCTTCCAttcagaagagagagaacagtggagcTGTCAGT GAAGCCAGCAAGCACTAAAACAGACGAGACTCTGAGGCTGACCCATGGAGAAGTCAATGAGGCTGCCAATG TCACTCCTGGGGTCATGGGAAGGAGCGTCTGGAGTGATCACGTCTCAGGCTCAG AGTCTGACGACCAGACCAGCGAGGAAACTACTGAGGTACCTGAGCCACAATACACTGAGGTCCATCCCCAGGAGGTATACCCCACCAGAG CCCCCGTGAAGAAAGGCACAGACACTGTGTACAGTGAAGTGCGGAATTCAAATCAAG GTGAGTCAGCGTCCGAACAAGCTGACGGC CAAGGCTCAGTTGAGTATGCCCAGTTAAACCACAATGACCATGAGTCAGAAGAACCAGAGCACGAACCCCGGCCtgaaccagagccagaaccagaACAAGGGTCAGAACAAGACGGACAACTTGAATGA
- the pecam1 gene encoding platelet endothelial cell adhesion molecule isoform X2 gives MDSPPLYLPLLLLTCLLTLWQGAGAQSLFTIDSVTLKLDPSGEVTSGTLMNLNCEVSVSHDQSHPMTHSFNFLRDDVLVYSKNTTEPAVLHQLNPARAANSGTYKCQVIVQDKSKGSRTHRLTVTGLQTPVLQVTSQILFEGDEVAATCSAPDESGSLLFHFYQDQEKIKQVRASGNSVETRLELKHAGDKHLRCYFEITMLPDAGRSNNSNTVKVMVKELFITPVMNILPGKDVIEGDIVEFVCHVVNPPSNVTVFLNKDKRVLKTASISLSHTLRVLAEDSGEYVCKVERGNVQKEAYESIKVKELFSKPVLVMKPREVFETERFTLNCDTDRYSHERINIGDVKYSLYRNQVLLTSGGNYSATAHPSLNGNYSCQAQAQGRGQTKKIFKNSTQIVLKAKVPVSVPLLSVVGGRLILGKPFQLQCQSDNGSLPITYTLLSPHRQAEFRVVRRPWDLALFNITSIDRSSDIHSFSCKAENNPSQPYMESSGEHLRRTATIIEPVSRPVLTVTPKMGDVAEGEDLTLTCTVQRGTPPITYTWYHTKSALPLVSKTTNDMRLSHSFQGVSREHGGGYYCVTNNPSNDSQRSAMVTVGVKLAGWKKGLIAAFCILLTVSLIIIILVKKCLLPFRRERTVELSVKPASTKTDETLRLTHGEVNEAANVTPGVMGRSVWSDHVSGSESDDQTSEETTEVPEPQYTEVHPQEVYPTRAPVKKGTDTVYSEVRNSNQARLS, from the exons ATGGACTCCCCACCACTCTACCTGCCTCTGCTGCTGCTGACCTGTCTGCTCACCCTCT GGCAAGGGGCAGGAGCTCAGTCAT tatTCACCATAGATAGTGTGACACTCAAACTGGACCCAAGTGGTGAGGTAACCAGTGGGACCTTGATGAACCTGAACTGTGAGGTCAGCGTCAGCCATGACCAGTCCCACCCCATGACACACAGCTTCAACTTCCTGCGAGACGATGTCCTGGTCTACTCCAAAAACACCACCGAACCTGCGGTCCTTCACCAGCTCAACCCGGCCAGGGCTGCCAACTCTGGCACTTACAAGTGCCAGGTCATAGTTCAAGACAAGAGCAAAGGCAGCAGAACCCACAGACTCACAGTCACAG GCTTGCAGACACCTGTGCTGCAGGTGACCTCCCAGATCCTGTTTGAGGGGGATGAGGTGGCAGCTACCTGCAGCGCCCCAGATGAGTCCGGCTCCCTGCTCTTCCACTTCTACCAGGACCAGGAGAAGATCAAGCAGGTGAGGGCCAGTGGGAACTCAGTGGAGACCAGGCTGGAGCTGAAGCATGCTGGGGACAAACACCTGCGCTGTTACTTTGAAATCACCATGCTGCCTGACGCTGGGAGGTCCAACAACAGTAACACTGTCAAGGTCATGGTCAAAG AACTTTTCATCACACCTGTCATGAACATTCTTCCTGGTAAAGACGTGATTGAGGGTGACATTGTCGAGTTTGTCTGTCATGTGGTGAACCCCCCATCCAATGTGACGGTCTTCCTGAACAAGGACAAGAGGGTGCTTAAGACAGCCTCCATTAGTCTTAGTCATACACTCAGAGTTCTGGCAGAGGACTCTGGGGAGTATGTGTGCAAGGTGGAAAGAGGCAATGTGCAGAAAGAAGCCTATGAGAGCATCAAAGTCAAAG AGTTGTTTTCCAAGCCAGTCCTGGTGATGAAGCCCAGAGAGGTGTTTGAGACAGAGCGCTTCACACTGAACTGTGATACTGACCGCTATTCCCATGAGAGAATCAACATTGGGGACGTGAAGTACTCCCTGTACAGGAACCAGGTCCTACTAACATCAGGAGGGAACTACAGTGCCACAGCACACCCCTCCCTTAATGGAAATTACTCCTGCCAGGCCCAAGCCCAAGGAAGAGGCCAAACCAAAAAGATCTTCAAAAACAGCACACAGATTGTCCTCAAGGCAAAAG tgCCTGTGTCAGTCCCTCTTCTGAGCGTGGTAGGGGGCAGGTTGATCCTGGGCAAGCCCTTCCAGCTCCAGTGTCAGAGTGACAACGGTAGTCTGCCCATTACCTACACCCTGCTGAGCCCCCACAGACAAGCTGAGTTCAGGGTGGTCCGCAGACCCTGGGATCTGGCCCTCTTCAACATCACCTCCATCGACAGGAGCTCTGACATCCACAGCTTCTCCTGCAAAGCCGAGAACAACCCCAGTCAGCCCTACATGGAGAGCTCAGGAGAGCACCTCCGACGCACTGCCACCATCATAG AGCCAGTGTCCAGGCCAGTACTGACCGTGACCCCCAAAATGGGGGACGTGGCTGAGGGGGAGGACCTGACCCTAACCTGCACTGTCCAGCGGGGCACGCCCCCCATCACCTACACATGGTATCACACAAAGAGTGCCCTGCCCCTGGTGTCCAAGACCACCAATGACATGCGATTATCCCACTCGTTTCAAGGTGTCAGTAGAGAGCATGGAGGCGGATACTACTGCGTCACTAACAACCCATCCAATGACAGCCAGAGGAGTGCCATGGTCACTGTTGGAG TGAAGTTGGCTGGCTGGAAGAAGGGGCTGATCGCAGCCTTCTGCATCCTGCTCACAGTgtctctcatcatcatcatcctcgtTAAGAAATGCCTTCTTCCAttcagaagagagagaacagtggagcTGTCAGT GAAGCCAGCAAGCACTAAAACAGACGAGACTCTGAGGCTGACCCATGGAGAAGTCAATGAGGCTGCCAATG TCACTCCTGGGGTCATGGGAAGGAGCGTCTGGAGTGATCACGTCTCAGGCTCAG AGTCTGACGACCAGACCAGCGAGGAAACTACTGAGGTACCTGAGCCACAATACACTGAGGTCCATCCCCAGGAGGTATACCCCACCAGAG CCCCCGTGAAGAAAGGCACAGACACTGTGTACAGTGAAGTGCGGAATTCAAATCAAG CAAGGCTCAGTTGA